GTCGGCCTGGTGCCGCGCGCCGAGGACCTCGACCTGGACGGCATCGCCGAGCCGATCGAGGACGTCCAGGAGTCGCTCGCGGTCAAGCCGGAGGAGTGGCGCCAGGAGATCCCGCTGATCGAGGAGTGGTTCGCCAAGATCGGCGACCGGGTGCCCTCCAGCCTGCACGACGAGCTGGCGGCCCTGAAGCAGCGCCTCGGCTGATCGCCTGACGCGAACACGGGAGGCCATCCCCTGGCGAGGGGGTGGCCTCCCGTGCTTTTGTCGGAACATGCTGGGGATGCGCTTCGGTGTGAACATGGTGGAGCCCGGATCGCGGGCGGAGTTCGTGGACAAGGTGCGGCGGGCCGAAGACCTCGGGTTCGACGTCGTGACCGTGGCCGACCACCTGGGGATGCCCGCGCCGTTCCCGGCGCTGGTGCTCGCCGCGGAGGCCACTTCACGGGTGCGGCTGGGCACGTTCGTGCTCAACGCGCCATTCTACCACCCGGCTGTGCTGGCGCGGGACGTCGCGACGACCGACCAGTACAGCGGCGGCCGCCTGGAGCTGGGTATCGGCGCGGGGTACGTGCGGGAGGAGTTCGAGGCGGCCGGGCTGCCGTGGCCGGGGCGCCGGGTCGACCACGTCGAGCGGACGGTGGTGGAGCTGCGCAAGCTGTTCGCCGACCCCGAGTACCAGCCGCGGCCGGCGCAGGACGGCGGTCCGCCGCTGATGCTGGGCGGCTGGGGCGACCGGATGCTGACGCTGGCCGCCGAGCACGCGGACACGATCGCGCTGACCGGCGCGCCGACGGCGAAGGGCGGCGGGCTGGTCGGCCTGGCCGGCGCGGACGCGTTCGCGGAGCGGGTGTCGTTCGTGCGGTCGCGGCTCGGCGGCCGCGCGGCGGAGATCAACGTGCTGGTGCAGATGGTCGTGGTGACCGACGACCGCCGCGCCGCGCTGACCGACCTGCAGCGGTTCGCGCCGGACATGAGCGTCGACGCGATCGGCGAGCT
The window above is part of the Amycolatopsis thermoflava N1165 genome. Proteins encoded here:
- a CDS encoding LLM class F420-dependent oxidoreductase; amino-acid sequence: MLGMRFGVNMVEPGSRAEFVDKVRRAEDLGFDVVTVADHLGMPAPFPALVLAAEATSRVRLGTFVLNAPFYHPAVLARDVATTDQYSGGRLELGIGAGYVREEFEAAGLPWPGRRVDHVERTVVELRKLFADPEYQPRPAQDGGPPLMLGGWGDRMLTLAAEHADTIALTGAPTAKGGGLVGLAGADAFAERVSFVRSRLGGRAAEINVLVQMVVVTDDRRAALTDLQRFAPDMSVDAIGELPTLLVGSVAEIVAQIERMREKFGITYVSVLERSLDAFAPVLEQLK